Genomic window (Mycoplasma sp. NEAQ87857):
TTCCGATAATAACTGTTTTCATTTGTTTCTCCTATTTTTATAAATTAAAAATTAAAATAAAAACTTAATTTAACAAACTCAAAAACGTTTATTAAATTAAGTTGTATTATTAAGCTTCTTTAGCTATTTTAATTAACATTGAAAATGTTTTTGGTTCATTAATTGCTAATTCTGAAAGCATTTTACGGTTAATTGTAACGTTTGCTTTCTTAAGACCATTGATGAATCTTGAATAACTCATCCCTTCAGCTCTAGTAGCTGCATTAATACGAGCGATTCATAATTTACGGAAGTTTCTTTTAAGTTGTTTACGGTCTCTAAACGCATATGTTCATCCTTTAACAACTTGTTGTTTAGCAACTTTGTAACCAATTGATTTGTGTCCAAAGTACCCTTTAGCTAATTTTATTCATTTTTTACGTCTTGCTCTTGTTACTGTTCCACCTTTTACTCTTGCCATTATTGTCTTCCTTTCTAATTTAGATATTTAATTTTCTAGAATAAATAAATGCTCTAGATTAAATCAATGCTTTAAATCTTTTAAGGTCGCTTTTTGACATAAGTGTAGATTTACGAGATTGACGTTTTTGTTTGGTAGTTTTATTTTGTGCTAAGTGTGAACGGTAAGCTTGTTCTCTCATAACTTTACCTGTTCCTGTAACTTTAATACGTTTTTTTAACGCACTTTTAGTTTTCATCTTTGGCATTTAATTCTCCTTCTTTAGTCAATTGACTTTGTTCTTTAAGATATTTAGCTATTTTTTGTTTATTTGGTTGGAGATTCATGTCAAGGAAACGATCGTTTACTAATTTAGGTTCAGTTGATTTATCTGCAATATCTTGCAAGGTGTTATAAAACTTATCTAAAGTATTTAACCCTAAATCTTTTCTCCCGATTTCACGACCCCTTAGTTTAAGCGATACTTTAATACGATCACCTTTAAGTAAAAACTCACGTGCTTTACGACTTTTTGTCATTAAATCATTTTCACCAATCATTGGTGTTAATCTTACTTCACGATTTTGAATATTAGTTTGTTTTTCTTTTAATTCTTTTTGTTTTTTCTTACGATCGTATTTAAATTTTCCATAATCTAAAATACGTGCAATTGGTTTTGGATTAACACTAATTAGTACTAAGTCCATTTTTAGATTTTTTGCCATTTCAATAGCATCTTTTGTGTATTTTACACCGATTTTTTCGCCATCAACACCAATAAGAAACACTTGTTTAAACGGAATGCTTGAGTTTATATAGTGCTCTGATGTTGGTTTTTTTCCTCTTGGTTGAATAATAAATTCTCCTTTAAAATAAAATTAAAAAGTGGTTTCCCACTTCTCTACTAAAAAAGGTATCAGAATTATAAATGATACATTTAATTGTAGCAAAACCCAAGGCTATTACCATCAGGTGAGAAGTGAATTCTACTTTCTGCAATTAAATTCTATATTGCGTATTTATTTTATCACAGTTGCTACTTTTTTAAACTCTTTTTTATTTTTAATTTTTAGACCAAAAAATTACTTATTAAAGTACATTTTTAACACTATTAAAAAATTACCAAAATAGTTATTTTTCATTTAATTTAATACGTTCATAATGCTTCTCGAGATATTTATTAAACTTATCTGTAAGAGCTTTATTGTAATTTAATCTTTTTTTACTTATTTTATTCTCTATACTTTTAATTTCATTTTCTTCAAGGAAATTTTTGACCTTATCTATATTGACTTTAAACATTAAGTTATCGATATCAAAATATATAAAACCTTTTTCAAATTCTTTATCATGGTTCGGACATAATAAGAAACCATTAGCTCCATCTGTGGCTTGTTTTTTAGCTTCTAAATGACTAATTTTATTGTCTTCAAAGTCTTTTTTAATATCTGTAAATCTGTGGATGTGACTAGCTATTAAATTTTCTTTTATTTCATAATCACAAGCAAAGCATTCATTCATAAAATTAAAGAACTTTAAGATATTCTTTCTAAATAAATCTTGCATTCTCTTTAATTGAATTTCTACTTCTTTAGTTGTTCTATCCTTATCGTCAAGAGAAAGTTCATAAGCGACTAATTCATTAATATTTTCATTTTCTATACCAATATCGATTAAAGTCTCTTCTTTACTCTTTGCTTTCTTAACTTCAATATCATAATGAACAAAATTGATTTTTTTAATATTTCATTTTTCTTTTTTTATAGCTAGTAACAAACAAGTTAAAAATGTTTCACCTCATTTTGCTCCTTGAAAAGTCGCAAAAATATTGATTATCCCCTTGGTGTAAACTTCGATATAAGTACCATCGTTTGAAGTATTTCTCTTTCTTAAATTATTCTTTATACCTAGAAAACTCTCTAGACTGTCTTCAAAAACATTTTCTTTTAAAACAATGGTATTACCGAACTTAACACCAATTTCTTTCATTATTTGTATTATCAATTTGATTGATAATGGATTAGGTGTAAAAGATTTAACGTCAATGTTTGAAAAAGGATTAAGAGATGTGTATATTTGGTACTTCTTAATTGACGCTATTTTATAAACACCATAGAATCCTTGTGATAAAAATGTATTTCTTGATCTTAATTTATTATCACTGCTTAACATTTGTGAAAAATAGAAGATTTTTTTCTCACTTTCACAAATAGCTCCTTGAAACTTATAATCACTAGTTTCTTCGAAAATAATATTTTCAAATTTAATATCTTTAATAAATTCATCATTTATTAAAGTGTCGAATATCATTTTATCAATTTGCTCTTTTGTGAGACTCAGGCTAAAGTCATTTTTACACAAGTGTTGTAAATTTGCATAAAATTTTGTTGTTACCTTTAACTTCATTAACAATATTCCTTTTTATCTTTTTTGTAGTTAACACCGTTTCAAACCTTTATTCCGTTTCCCGGAAACATATCATTACAAATTCACATCGATGCAAAACTGGGTCTTTGAAGGTTCATTACATCGTAATTAACATGGTCTTTAGTAAAACACATTCTACGTTTTAAGTGTACATATTGAACCTTTTTAAATTTTTGTAACATGTCGCAAAACTTTTCGCTGTTCAACGCTTGTACTCCAAATATTAATGCTCATTGCTTATCGTTACCGAATTCTAGTATTCTCTCTAATAATTTATGTTTATTTCTAAATGGTGGGTTAGAAATAAGAATATCTCATTTTTCTTCAGGTTCATACTTGTAAAAATCCTGTTCATAAAGAATATGTGAGTAAATAACTTTGTAACCATAATCCTCAAAAGCTTTTACAAAGTTAGAATCCTCAAGGTCGAATGGACATCATATAACCTTATCTTTTGGAATGTTAGCGTTTTTTATAAAGAACTCCACATCTTCATATGTGGTGTATCATTCATCGTCTATAGCGTACCTAAATGCTTTTGTTATATCGGTTTGCTTTCTCTTTAAATGTGTTTTATGCTTATCTATAATGTAATCAATAACTCCTTGAGAAATATTACCTACATTTAAATCTGACGCTAAGTTTTCTAGTTCTATTTTTTTACTCATATCTCCTCCTAAACAGCTTTTAATAATAAGTATTATAAATTTTTATGGGCATTTTATTTTTTTAAATTAATTTTTTTATTTCGTATTCATTAAAAAAGCACGGTTCCCGGTTTAAGGGTCCGTGCTTTTAGTTTCCTAGTAAAATATATATAGAAAAAAATAAACGAAAGGAAACCAACTTAATTATAATGAATAAACGTAAAAGTCCAATAGTTAAACCTATTTGCATTAAACAATTCATCTCAAACCATTTAAATAATAAACAAAATATCAAAGTTTATAAGCATTACCTTTTTAAGAAAACTAAAGTTGATACAGACTTTTATATTCAAGTGCTATCATCAAAGAGAAAGTTTGACCCTAATCATTTTAACGTATCAAGTGTTATGATAATGGTTGATCGCCTAAAGAGTAATAATAGCTTAAAAGAGATATCTAAAGAGCTTGGATTTAGTCGTAAAAGCATTGTTTCAAACTTTAATAAACTAATGAAATTTAACGACGTTAAACACTTTCCAAAACGTCAAAGATGCAATAATTGCGGTCAGTACTTTCAACAAATTCAATGACTTAATATTAAAAATTGATTTGACTCTAGAAACCAAGCTGAACAACATAGAAACTTTTTACAAAAACAAATTATGAAAAATAGATATAAAGATTTCTTTGTTTATTTAAATGAAGTAACTAAAAATTACAATAAGAACAAATTTAAAAAAGTAAGTGTTAGAGCTATTAAAACTTCTATTTTTAACATTAGACTAAACTTTATAGAAAGCAACCCAAATTCATATATCACTAGCGAACAAAGTATTTACCACTTACTGAAATTACCATATTTAAACCTTCCTATAGACATTTTACCTATTGTTTCAAAACGTGGGTATAGTTCTGTTTTATCTAGAAAACAAGTACAAAAGAAAAAGAAAATTGGTTTAAACATAAAATATCGTAGTGAAGAAATTAATTTAAGACAAAACTTTTTTGACTATGAAATGGATACAGTAGTAGGATCAAAAAGATCTAAAACTGTTCTTTTAACATTACTTAATAGAAAAAGTAGAAAAGCTTACTCAATCAAAATTGGTAGAACTGCTTTAGCTGCTAAAGAAGGTTTAGAAACCTTAATTAAAGCATTTAATTTAAGAATAGATAGCTTAACAATTGATAATGGATCTGAGAATTATTTATTAGATAAAATTGATTGTATAGGACAAATTTATCACTGCGATCCTTATCGATCATCACAAAAAGGTTCAATCGAAAATATGCATAGAGAAATAAGACTATTTTTCCCAAAAGGAAAAACTTTTGACAACACTTCACAAGAAGAAATTCAAGAGATAATGAACAGAATTAATAACAAAACAAGAAAATCATTAAAATACAATGGGAAGTACTTATCACCTAATGAGTACGAAAGAATTCTCTTTGCTCAATCTTGTTAAATTTACATAAAAAACAATTTTTCTAACATAAATTTTGAAAATTTTAATTTTGCGACTTTTGTGTTTTGTACAAAACACATCTTTTTCTACATCCTTTTTTAGTAATTTATATGAAATATTATAGAATTTAACTATATAGAACTAGGTACTTGCTTAAGTACTTTTAAAATCTCTAAAACCAAGAACCGTAAAACTTTAATAAATAAAATGAATAATTTTTTATGAAATATAAAGTTTTTCAAAGCTAAAAAGCTGGATTTTTTTGTTAAAATTAGCAATTTTTTATAGAAATTGAAAAATAAATTACAAATAAGTCTTAATTTTATTTGAATAACAGATAAAATTAATACATATAAATATAAAAACAAAACTATAAATATAATGATTGGAGACAGATATGTCAAAAAAACATAAACACATAAATAAAGCATTAGTTGCTTCTGCTACTACTGTAGCAGGGTTAAGTTTAACTGCTATTTCACTTAATCGTAGTGCTAATGTCAATAATTATGATTACACCAACTTTTTTGATTTTAATAATAAGACTGTTTTTTATGATAATGCTGGAGTATTGCCTGCTTGACAAAGTTCTGAAGTTGCTTCAAGTAGTTTGTATTTTACTTTACCAACTAGTGGAAACTTCTTTGATTGATCAGCGTATGCAAGTAATCAAGGAAGATATACGTATCAAAGTAGCTATACAAATGCTTATAGAAATAATGCTATTAAACCAGATATTTGAAGTTGAAATCAAACTGAATATCAATATTTAGCTAATACTCAAGGTATTCCTATTAGTGATACTACAAGAGTTAATCAATTTTTAACTAATGGGTATTGAAGAAGTAGATATACAGCGGGTGGTGCTTTACGTGCTTTCTCATCTAATGATGTTAATTACGCAAACATTCAGCGTATTGATGACGGTGGTTTAAATAGTGATACTCAAACTTGAAGAGTAACCTGAAATACCAATGGTCAAAGAGGGAGTCAAGCATGAAACGAAGGTGGAATGAAGCTTGGATTCTTTTATTCTAATGATTGAATTCCTACAACAGGTAATTTAACCTTTATATTAAGAGTTGCTGGATGAAATCAAAGTGGTCCTAATGCTACAGGTGTTCAATTCCACTTAAATTTAAATGAATATAATAATAATAGAAACTTTTTTGAATTACAAAGAGAAACTCAATTAAGCAGTAATGGTGCTAGAAATAGATTACCACAAATTGTTTTTAGCAGTAGAGCAAACGGTAGAGGTTTCGCTTTAGCTAATATAAACTTAATAGATAGTTATAGTAATTTTGCTCGTCCTGTACCCCCTATATATTCAGGAGCAGGAGCAGGAATTAGAGGTTTCTTTTCTGGTACGACTTCACCATTTCAAATGAACAACTCTGCTCAACAAGGTACTTCAAGTCAAGTAACAGATGTAAACCGTCAAAAATTGCAAAGTGCTTTTGGTAAAGCGTTCACTTTTGATTTTATAGCGCCACCAGGTAATGAGAAATATTATGATATTGCAAACAGTGTTATCTCAACAACCATAACATTGAAAAGAGTAGGTAAAAACTCTACAGGATATGATTACTTAAAACCTGTTAGTGGATATCAACCATCATATTTTGGTGCAACATATAAATATAATACAAATTATAAATCTTATAATGGTGGTAATGGTGATGCTTATGTTAATGCTTATGTAACAAAAAGAACCAACTATAGAAATTTACCAATAGAAATAAATTCATATAAACAAAACTATTCAAACAATACTGAAGGTATTGCTAATTTTGTCACCCCTTTACCTAATTGATATATTTATCAAAATAATAATCGAGTGCAATCAAATGGTTCTACCACTATAGGTTTAAACGAATCAAACTATTCAACTGCCGGAACTTTTGGAAGAGCATTAAATTCACCTATTTACGGATCAAATTTAACCAATTATTTAAATAATCAAGGTCAAAATGGTAATTTAAAGGTTGTAAGAAACCAAACTCTTAATTTCCAAGTTGATCATTTACCATTTAAAGATCCTACAAAATATGCTTTATTCGCTGTTCCTAGAACTAGCAACCGTTGAAGAGATACATCTGTAACCAACAAAACAGATGATTGAACTAAGAAAATTAAAGTAGTAAATTGAGAAAGTTTAAATAACAACTTACTTGTTCTTTACTCTTCATTTGCTGATTCAAACACCCCTAAAATATCTAATACATTTATTTTTGATTGAAACGATGTTCAAAAATACGCTTTTAGAATTAATAAATTCTTAAGTACATCTAACTTAAACCAAGGTCAAAAAGATGCTATTATGAGATTGGTAAATTCATATTCTGATTTATCAACAAGTAATTATATTGATGGTGTTAGATCAAAAGGGAATAATGTGGTCGATCCTTTAAGAATGAACGATGGTGATCAAACTAAATATCCTACTTTGAATGTCAACTATTGAAGATACTTAGCTAAGATTAAAACTCTTTATGAAGCATTACCTAATTTAGTAGCTAACCAAGATGTTTTAAAACAAAAAGTAAATCAATTAGTAGCTAATAAAAATACATTTAATTACTATGGATCTACCGCTTCTGAACAACAACAATATAACAATGCTATTGCAGATATTCAAAATAATGTATTAAATTCTTCAGGGACAAGAGCTGTTTTAACCAAAGAGATTCAACAATTAATTTTTGAAAATCAACATTTAAGTGAAAGTCTAGATCAAGTAACTACTGCTTGAAATAATTACCTAAGAACTAATCCAAATACAACTTTCTTCGCACCAACATCAACTGATAGTGGGTCAACAAATTACTATAGCGGATATCAATATAATAGAATTACAAGCATTTTAACTGGTAATCAATATTTTGATCAACAAATGGCACTTTTAAACCCATTTAAATCAGGTAATTCAACAAAAACCGGAGCATTTACTTCAAATACTAACGCAACAAATGCTATTAATCATTTTGTAACTAAATTTAATGATTTAAAAAACACTAATTTCTTTATGTCTAGAGCTGCATTAAACTTTAGTTTACAACCTTTAATTGATGCATTTAATCAAGCAATTACTGCAAAAAATAACTATTATGCTAATTGAGAAATTCCTAATTCTTTATTTAAACAAATTTATCAATTAAGCTCTAGTGCTCAACAAACTGCAGTAAATAATGGTGTAGGTACTGTTAATGCCGCTAATACATTAAGTAATAATGCTGGTATTGTTTATTTCTTTAATAAATATTTAGATAGTTTAGCTAATGGATATAGTGGTGATTGATGATCAACATCAACTAGAAATAATCAAACAACTAATTTTGGATACAATGTTACTTTACCTTTAAAAACTAACTTTAATAACTACGTTACTGCTTTAGTAGAACTTACAGGAAACATCCGTGCAGGAATGTTTGCGGTTAATCGTTTATCACAAATCAAAAACAATAATACATTAGTAAACCAATATGTTAGTCAATTACAAAACATTATTAATAGTGACCAATATCATAGACCTAATAGTAGTTTAACTAAAATTGCTAGTGTTAATACTAGAGTAAATACAATAGTAAATAATGCTTTAGCTAAAGATAAAGAATTAGCTAACAATACTATTAGCTCATTAACTAATTTACCTGCTGCTTTAGCTACTTACTTTAAGAATCAAATTAATAGTGTAAATATCGGAACTATGAGTAATTGATTAAATGGAGTTAATGCCAATGTAGCAAATTACAGTAGTGATTTACATTTAAGTGATTTAGATACAGCTGTGCAACAAAATATTGCTTTAGCTACTGTAGCTAATAGTAAAATTGCTAGAATTAAACAATTTAAATATTTAACTACAGGTCAAATCCAATCATTAATTAATAATGTAACTAC
Coding sequences:
- the rplT gene encoding 50S ribosomal protein L20; this encodes MARVKGGTVTRARRKKWIKLAKGYFGHKSIGYKVAKQQVVKGWTYAFRDRKQLKRNFRKLWIARINAATRAEGMSYSRFINGLKKANVTINRKMLSELAINEPKTFSMLIKIAKEA
- the rpmI gene encoding 50S ribosomal protein L35, whose protein sequence is MPKMKTKSALKKRIKVTGTGKVMREQAYRSHLAQNKTTKQKRQSRKSTLMSKSDLKRFKALI
- the infC gene encoding translation initiation factor IF-3, producing the protein MIQPRGKKPTSEHYINSSIPFKQVFLIGVDGEKIGVKYTKDAIEMAKNLKMDLVLISVNPKPIARILDYGKFKYDRKKKQKELKEKQTNIQNREVRLTPMIGENDLMTKSRKAREFLLKGDRIKVSLKLRGREIGRKDLGLNTLDKFYNTLQDIADKSTEPKLVNDRFLDMNLQPNKQKIAKYLKEQSQLTKEGELNAKDEN
- a CDS encoding HNH endonuclease; the encoded protein is MKLKVTTKFYANLQHLCKNDFSLSLTKEQIDKMIFDTLINDEFIKDIKFENIIFEETSDYKFQGAICESEKKIFYFSQMLSSDNKLRSRNTFLSQGFYGVYKIASIKKYQIYTSLNPFSNIDVKSFTPNPLSIKLIIQIMKEIGVKFGNTIVLKENVFEDSLESFLGIKNNLRKRNTSNDGTYIEVYTKGIINIFATFQGAKWGETFLTCLLLAIKKEKWNIKKINFVHYDIEVKKAKSKEETLIDIGIENENINELVAYELSLDDKDRTTKEVEIQLKRMQDLFRKNILKFFNFMNECFACDYEIKENLIASHIHRFTDIKKDFEDNKISHLEAKKQATDGANGFLLCPNHDKEFEKGFIYFDIDNLMFKVNIDKVKNFLEENEIKSIENKISKKRLNYNKALTDKFNKYLEKHYERIKLNEK
- a CDS encoding sugar-phosphate nucleotidyltransferase; translation: MSKKIELENLASDLNVGNISQGVIDYIIDKHKTHLKRKQTDITKAFRYAIDDEWYTTYEDVEFFIKNANIPKDKVIWCPFDLEDSNFVKAFEDYGYKVIYSHILYEQDFYKYEPEEKWDILISNPPFRNKHKLLERILEFGNDKQWALIFGVQALNSEKFCDMLQKFKKVQYVHLKRRMCFTKDHVNYDVMNLQRPSFASMWICNDMFPGNGIKVWNGVNYKKDKKEYC
- a CDS encoding IS30 family transposase, whose translation is MNKRKSPIVKPICIKQFISNHLNNKQNIKVYKHYLFKKTKVDTDFYIQVLSSKRKFDPNHFNVSSVMIMVDRLKSNNSLKEISKELGFSRKSIVSNFNKLMKFNDVKHFPKRQRCNNCGQYFQQIQWLNIKNWFDSRNQAEQHRNFLQKQIMKNRYKDFFVYLNEVTKNYNKNKFKKVSVRAIKTSIFNIRLNFIESNPNSYITSEQSIYHLLKLPYLNLPIDILPIVSKRGYSSVLSRKQVQKKKKIGLNIKYRSEEINLRQNFFDYEMDTVVGSKRSKTVLLTLLNRKSRKAYSIKIGRTALAAKEGLETLIKAFNLRIDSLTIDNGSENYLLDKIDCIGQIYHCDPYRSSQKGSIENMHREIRLFFPKGKTFDNTSQEEIQEIMNRINNKTRKSLKYNGKYLSPNEYERILFAQSC